AAATATGGCCAGCCTTTATGGTTTATGCAGCGGTTCGCAAATGTCTGCCTATGCAATGTCTAAACATGCCATTGTAGCTTTATCAGAATCACTGTATTTTGATCTGAAGCGTTTAGAAAAACCAGTTGATGTATCCGTAGTGTGTCCTTCATTTGCTAACACACAGTTACTTAAAAATTCTACCCCTTTACATACGGATGCATTGCATCATATGGTGGCTGAACTTGTTGCACGAAGCAGACCTGCTGAAGATGTGGCTTCTCATATTCTACGAGAGGTAGAAAATAAAACATTTTATATTCTTCCGGACAAAGAAGTGAAAGATTATTGCGAGCAGCGTACACAGGCTATCGTTAACCAAACTGAACCTTATCCACACAGCCTGGAGAAAATTATCGCTTCACTAAGTAAAAGGGCGATGGTTGATGTACAAACTGAGTAACATTGAAGTTATGTAACCTGAAGGAGCACAGGATGAGAATTTATATTATTGCCTTGTTATTGTCTTGTATAACAGCAATGGGATGGAGTGCTGAATATAAAGTATTCTGGCGTTGTGGTGATAACCATTTGGAAGCACTTGATCCTCATACCAATAATGATCGAAAGGTAAATTTATTCCTTAATTATTTTAATGAAGGAACAAAAGAGCTTGTTTCAGCACCTATTAATTTAAAAAGTTTAACTCAATTACCCGCTGATTTTAACCATCAAAATTTTTTAGCCTTAAGTGAAGGAAATCAAGTTTTTATGAATTGCATCGGACAGGTAATCTTACGTCCTCATGATATGCAAGGTACGGTAGTTTTTGATGTGCTTCGAAATGCCTATAGTTGTCCTTTTATTCCTAAAAGTTGCAATGGGTAATATTTTAATTTAAGGAACAGTCTTGACTAAGATAGCCATCATATTGAATAAAAGTGCCAAGAATGCTGCGCAGATAGATAATTATCTGACAGCCTTTAACAAAGAAAAAATCGATTATCATTGCTATCGAGTGGCACCTGAAAATTTAGAATCCCAAATTAAGCATTGTTTGACTGACTATTCACTGCTGCTGGTTGGCGGTGGCGATGGTACTATTCGCAGTGCTGCTCAATGGTGTGCGAACAGTTCTACAATTTTAGGTGTTTTGCCGCTTGGCACTATGAACCATTTTGCCAAAGAATTGCAGCTTCCATTAACAGTAAATGACTTGGTATCTGCTTTAAAACAACCAAAATTTATAAAAATTGATCTTGCTGAAGTAAATGGTAAGGTATTTATTAATAATTCTTCAATTGGATTTTACCCACGACTTGCAAAAAAAAGAGATTTTTATGCGAAACACTATCCAAAATGGATAAGCTATATACCCAGTTTTTTGGAAGCACTTCGTTATCATGAAACATTCTCTATTACGGTAAAAAGTAAAGAAGTGGACTTTTCCATCCATACCTCATTTTTTATGATTTCAAATAATTTATACTCTTATCAATTTCCGGCGACTATAAGTCGAGATAATTTTGACCAAAAAATATTAGGCATTTATTTTTTAAAGCGTGGTAAGTTAAGTTTGTCCAAAGTGATTGATCACTTATTTCGAAAAATAAATAATTTTAAAATATTGGCCTCAAAAACTCCTATTAAAATAGAGATAGAGAAAAAACCCAGGATTAATATTTCTTTAGACGGGGACACGGTTACTATGGAGACACCTTTAATTTATCGTTGTCTTCCGGATTCACTGCAATTGTTAACATTAGCATGAAAATAGCTCATATTTCAGACTTGCATTTTGGCATGCATCAACCACAAATAGTTGATGCTTTTTTGAAAGATGCCATGACATTGCAGCCTCAATTGATAATAATATCGGGTGATCTGACTCAGCGTGCAAAAAATTATCAATTTGAGCTTTTGCAATCTTTTCTTGAGGAGTTACCTGGCACTATTCTTGTTGTTCCTGGTAACCATGATGTGCCACTTTATAATGTGTTAGCGCGTTTAATCAATCCTTTTAAAGCATACAACCATTATGTGAAGGAGCAATTCAAAGCGGAGTTTGTTAACGAGGAGGTAGCAATTTTAGGTGCTAACAGTGTTAATCCTTTCAAAGTGAAAGAGGGAAGGCTTACACCAGAAGCTTTGGAAATAATTAATAACTTTTTTACAGTAGAAGGCAAGAGTCTAAATATTTTATTTTTTCATCATAATTTTGACCATATTGTGGGCCTGCACAAACCTCTGGAAAATGAGGAGCAATTTTTAAAGTATTTAAAAGAAAGCAACATAGATATTGTTTGTACAGGCCATCTTCATTATGCCAATGTAGGTTTAATCAAGAAAAATAATGGCAAGACCTGTTTGGTTTTGCATGCTGGAACATTGCTATGTAGCAGGCGAAAAGATGAGATGAACAGTTATTTTATGATGCATGTGAATGCCGAAGAATGCTCTATCGATTGGCGTGTGTTTAAAAATAATCAATTTGAGCTTCATAAAAATTATACAATGAAGCTCAGTCAAGAGGTTAAGCTGGAGTAGAGTCAACAGATTAATAAATTTATCCATATAAACTATTCACTTAGCCAATCACGAGCTGGCAGGAAATCCGTGTAAAGCTTCTCTTCAGGACTGCCTTTTTCAGGCTGCCAATTATAGTGCCAGTGTACTTCCGGAGGGAGAGACATTAAAATAGACTCTGTTCGACCCCCTGATTGCAAACCAAACAAAGTGCCACGATCATAAACAAGGTTAAATTCTACATAGCGGCCACGTCGATAGAGTTGAAATGCTTTTTCTCTTAAGCCGTACGCCATGTCTTTTCTTTTTTTAACAATAGGCTCGTAAGCTTTGATAAAATGATCACCAATACTTTTCATAAGAGCAAAACTGTTGTCAAAACCCCCTTCACTAAAATCATCAAAAAATAACCCGCCCACCCCTCTGGCCTCTTGGCGATGCTTCAGATAAAAATAGTGATCACACCAGCTTTTAAAACGGGGATAAATCTCAACTCCGAAAGGTTCGCATGCATTACGTGCTATCTGATGCCAGTGTTTGCAATCTTCAATAAATCCATAATAAGGCGTCAAATCAAATCCACCACCAAACCACCACACGGATTCGCTATTCTCCTTTTTGGCGACAAAAAAACGAACATTGGCATGAGAAGTAGGCACATAAGGATTATCAGGATGAATTACCAGTGACACCCCCAAGGCTTCAAATTTACAGCCTGCCAATTCTTCACGGTGTGCTGTGGCTGAAGCGGGAAGTCCATCTCCTGTGACATGAGAAAAATTAACCCCAGCTTTTGCAAACACTTTCCCTCCCGCAAGAACACGGGTGATTCCTCCACCGCCTTGAGGCCTAATCCAGTTATCCTCCAAAAATTGGTGGTGAGTATCCAGGTCTTCAAGCGTTTTACAAATTGTATCCTGCAAATTTAAAAGATAGGATTTAACCAAGTCGATTGCATTTGTGGGTAATTCGTTGAATTTTTTCATCATGTACTCCTGATTCGTGAGACAATCGACAATGCTGCCTCAGCGATAAACTAATTTTACTGTTTTGATAACGCTAAATACAATGATGGGCTTGTGAGATTATCAACTCCCCATACCCTAAGTTGTCAAACACAGGTTCAAGTGTGTTTTCTGCTTGCAATTTTTAAATCTATCAACGTCTGCCCATGCTTAAAGTACAGTTAGGAGCTAATTATTATTGGCATGCCATTTGCTTTATAGGAACTAATAGTACAAAGGGAGTTTTATATGGCGTTTGATTTGGATAATTATTTTGGAATTCATGCTAAGGCATTGGTGCTTCGTGAGCAGCGTGCTACGCAACTTGCGATGAACATGGCAAATGTAAATACCCCTAATTACAAAGCAAAAGACATTGATTTTAAAAATGTCCTATCGCAAGCGATGGTTGGCGCATCTCAAGAAATGACTGTTGATAAGCCTAATCATATTATTGGTCAGAATGATTTTGCGGGACAGCTTAAATATCGCAACCCCAGTCATGTAACCCTCGATGGAAATACTGTAGACAAGAATCTGGAAGCCACTGAATTTGCACGAAACGCCTTGTCTTATCAAGCCAGTTTAACTTTTCTGGATAGCAAGATTAAATCCATGATCACTGCGCTAAAAGGGGAGTAGTTATGTCTTTAAATAGTATATTTGATATTGCAGGCTCTGCGCTTGTAGCTGAAACAACTCGGTTAACGACAAGTACCAGTAATATGAGTAATGCGAATGTCGTTACAGGTGATCCAGACGATACTTATAAAGCGCAATATCCTGTTTTTAAAACCGTTCAAGATGAAGCGCAATTATGGATGGATAATCAGATTAAAGCAGGAGTGGAAGTCAGTGCTATTTATGAAAGTGAAGCTGAAGCGATTAAGCAATATGATCCTAACAATCCGCTTGCAGATGCTAAGGGATATGTCTATGCACCCAATATTAATTATGTTGCTGAAATAGCAAATATTATTTCTGCCTCTAAAGCCTATCAGATGGATCTGGAAATAGTAGGTACTTCAAAGCAATTAATACAGCGTACTTTACAACTCGGACAGTAATGAGGTAATCAACAATGACAATGAATTCAGTAAATGGAGCAAACTCTCTGATGGGTCCGACGGCACCCACACCAAAGAAAAGTTTGGGACAGAGTGATTTTTTGCGGCTTATGATTGCACAAGTACAACATCAAGATCCTTTGGAACCACAGACTAATGGTGATTTTCTTTCTCAGTTAGCCCAATTTAGTACCAACGACGGGATTACCAAAATGCAAGAATCAATTCAAAATCTGGCATCTTCTCTGCAGTCTAATCAGGCTCTTCAAGCTTCAGCATTGGTAGGACGCAAGGTATTGGTCAATAGCAATATTATAAGTCTTGGACAGGAAGATGCAGCAAAGGTAGCGGTAGATGTTCCGGCGACTGTCGATAATTTAACGGCTGCGATTTACTCTGAATCAGGCGAGTTAATTCGC
This region of Legionella clemsonensis genomic DNA includes:
- a CDS encoding SDR family NAD(P)-dependent oxidoreductase, with protein sequence MESNQKVAVITGAASGIGLALAQACVQRGIHVVMADNAVTTLCDKVEQLSNLGQAEVLGVVCDVTKAESLRHLAKQAYEYFNRIDWLFNNAGISGHLAPIWELTPEHIHRVMDVNLYGIIHGIQAFLPFMFKQSHRAHIINMASLYGLCSGSQMSAYAMSKHAIVALSESLYFDLKRLEKPVDVSVVCPSFANTQLLKNSTPLHTDALHHMVAELVARSRPAEDVASHILREVENKTFYILPDKEVKDYCEQRTQAIVNQTEPYPHSLEKIIASLSKRAMVDVQTE
- a CDS encoding diacylglycerol/lipid kinase family protein, which gives rise to MTKIAIILNKSAKNAAQIDNYLTAFNKEKIDYHCYRVAPENLESQIKHCLTDYSLLLVGGGDGTIRSAAQWCANSSTILGVLPLGTMNHFAKELQLPLTVNDLVSALKQPKFIKIDLAEVNGKVFINNSSIGFYPRLAKKRDFYAKHYPKWISYIPSFLEALRYHETFSITVKSKEVDFSIHTSFFMISNNLYSYQFPATISRDNFDQKILGIYFLKRGKLSLSKVIDHLFRKINNFKILASKTPIKIEIEKKPRINISLDGDTVTMETPLIYRCLPDSLQLLTLA
- a CDS encoding metallophosphoesterase family protein encodes the protein MKIAHISDLHFGMHQPQIVDAFLKDAMTLQPQLIIISGDLTQRAKNYQFELLQSFLEELPGTILVVPGNHDVPLYNVLARLINPFKAYNHYVKEQFKAEFVNEEVAILGANSVNPFKVKEGRLTPEALEIINNFFTVEGKSLNILFFHHNFDHIVGLHKPLENEEQFLKYLKESNIDIVCTGHLHYANVGLIKKNNGKTCLVLHAGTLLCSRRKDEMNSYFMMHVNAEECSIDWRVFKNNQFELHKNYTMKLSQEVKLE
- the hemF gene encoding oxygen-dependent coproporphyrinogen oxidase; protein product: MKKFNELPTNAIDLVKSYLLNLQDTICKTLEDLDTHHQFLEDNWIRPQGGGGITRVLAGGKVFAKAGVNFSHVTGDGLPASATAHREELAGCKFEALGVSLVIHPDNPYVPTSHANVRFFVAKKENSESVWWFGGGFDLTPYYGFIEDCKHWHQIARNACEPFGVEIYPRFKSWCDHYFYLKHRQEARGVGGLFFDDFSEGGFDNSFALMKSIGDHFIKAYEPIVKKRKDMAYGLREKAFQLYRRGRYVEFNLVYDRGTLFGLQSGGRTESILMSLPPEVHWHYNWQPEKGSPEEKLYTDFLPARDWLSE
- the flgB gene encoding flagellar basal body rod protein FlgB, with the translated sequence MAFDLDNYFGIHAKALVLREQRATQLAMNMANVNTPNYKAKDIDFKNVLSQAMVGASQEMTVDKPNHIIGQNDFAGQLKYRNPSHVTLDGNTVDKNLEATEFARNALSYQASLTFLDSKIKSMITALKGE
- the flgC gene encoding flagellar basal body rod protein FlgC; protein product: MSLNSIFDIAGSALVAETTRLTTSTSNMSNANVVTGDPDDTYKAQYPVFKTVQDEAQLWMDNQIKAGVEVSAIYESEAEAIKQYDPNNPLADAKGYVYAPNINYVAEIANIISASKAYQMDLEIVGTSKQLIQRTLQLGQ
- a CDS encoding flagellar hook assembly protein FlgD → MTMNSVNGANSLMGPTAPTPKKSLGQSDFLRLMIAQVQHQDPLEPQTNGDFLSQLAQFSTNDGITKMQESIQNLASSLQSNQALQASALVGRKVLVNSNIISLGQEDAAKVAVDVPATVDNLTAAIYSESGELIRTIPLGQRSVGLFEFSWDGLNQKGERAPAGKYTVKVNGVYSGKEVALKTMTAANVDSVSLGQNGEGVKLNVAGIGSVSLNDVKQITG